In Sphingomonas phyllosphaerae, one DNA window encodes the following:
- a CDS encoding SPOR domain-containing protein, with protein MTHIARSRSGRFPLAGCLAVALAAGTIVGAGHATAQEVVATPNPDADRLADVVRRLGSAPRDLSALIEAGDLSFALGDATAAAALYKRAEAVDPNNGRVKAGIARILVNGERPGEALRYFEQAQRQGAPMPQYADDRGLAYDLIGEQERAQQDYRLALAQGGREAAKEDEIRRRYALSLGISGRRDEALAEIETLLRRQDRGAWRARAFILAMNGDVPGANKIATSMMPRGMAGGLAAFFQRLPSLSPVDRAFAVHFGEVAPTPARLADARMVPPLTPLAVTPARTQVAAIAPTVQPLPTSQKKLSRSEQRRRDRAEAQLAAANTRAPVPTPATPASTPAPVPVPPVQQAAVEASRPAPQPVIETARPTPQVAAATPTPAPARASAPTAVASAQPVPARTATPPPAPQLAAATTTPPRREITRRAPPLRVSPPRISEDSILARIVAGISVPAAELGVAPMPGAQRVPVVAPPAPSAATLDEAARTAERNAAADEQKRTKLAAVKRLSQKAVAAADEPEEKPAAKPAARPLDRKARAKELAAEKAKKEAAAKEAAEKKAARAEPERIWVQVASGANEGDLPKAWKNVQGKADALAGKRAYTVSNRATNRLVTGPYKTEAEARAMVNTLKKQGLSAFTFTSEAGQKMTKLGGK; from the coding sequence ATGACCCATATCGCTCGATCGCGATCGGGACGTTTTCCGCTCGCCGGGTGCCTCGCGGTGGCGCTTGCCGCGGGTACGATCGTCGGCGCGGGGCACGCAACCGCGCAGGAGGTCGTCGCGACTCCCAACCCCGACGCCGACCGGCTCGCCGATGTCGTGCGTCGGCTCGGCAGTGCGCCGCGCGACCTGTCGGCGCTGATCGAGGCGGGCGACCTGTCGTTCGCGCTCGGCGATGCGACCGCCGCCGCCGCACTCTACAAGCGCGCCGAGGCGGTCGATCCCAACAACGGCCGCGTCAAGGCGGGCATCGCGCGCATCCTCGTCAACGGTGAGCGGCCGGGCGAGGCGCTGCGCTATTTCGAACAGGCGCAGCGGCAAGGCGCGCCGATGCCGCAATATGCCGACGATCGCGGCCTCGCCTATGATCTGATCGGCGAGCAGGAACGCGCGCAGCAGGACTATCGCCTCGCGCTGGCGCAGGGCGGACGCGAGGCCGCGAAGGAGGATGAGATCCGCCGCCGCTACGCGCTGTCGCTCGGCATCTCGGGGCGCCGCGACGAGGCGCTGGCGGAAATCGAGACGTTGCTGCGCCGGCAGGATCGCGGCGCATGGCGTGCGCGCGCTTTCATCCTCGCGATGAACGGTGACGTGCCGGGCGCGAACAAGATCGCGACCAGCATGATGCCGCGCGGCATGGCGGGCGGGCTGGCGGCATTCTTCCAGCGACTGCCGTCGCTGTCGCCGGTCGATCGCGCGTTCGCGGTCCATTTCGGCGAAGTCGCGCCGACCCCGGCGCGGCTCGCCGATGCGCGGATGGTGCCGCCGCTGACGCCGCTGGCGGTGACGCCGGCGCGCACGCAGGTCGCCGCGATCGCACCCACGGTTCAGCCGCTGCCGACGTCGCAGAAGAAGCTGTCGCGCAGCGAGCAACGCCGCCGCGACCGCGCCGAGGCGCAACTGGCGGCGGCGAACACGCGTGCGCCGGTGCCGACCCCCGCCACACCCGCATCCACACCCGCACCCGTCCCCGTGCCGCCCGTGCAGCAGGCGGCGGTGGAAGCGTCGCGTCCGGCTCCGCAACCCGTGATCGAAACCGCTCGGCCGACGCCTCAGGTCGCCGCCGCGACACCCACACCCGCACCGGCGCGCGCGTCTGCGCCGACCGCCGTCGCGTCGGCACAGCCGGTTCCTGCGCGAACCGCTACCCCTCCGCCGGCGCCGCAACTCGCCGCCGCGACGACCACGCCGCCGCGTCGCGAGATCACACGCCGCGCGCCGCCGCTGCGCGTCAGCCCGCCGCGGATCAGCGAGGATTCGATCCTCGCCCGGATCGTCGCGGGCATCTCGGTGCCGGCCGCCGAGCTCGGCGTCGCGCCGATGCCGGGGGCGCAGCGCGTGCCGGTGGTCGCCCCGCCGGCGCCGTCCGCCGCGACGCTGGACGAAGCCGCGCGGACCGCCGAGCGCAATGCCGCCGCCGACGAGCAGAAGCGCACCAAGCTCGCCGCCGTCAAGCGCCTCTCGCAAAAGGCGGTCGCCGCCGCCGATGAGCCGGAGGAGAAGCCTGCCGCCAAGCCGGCGGCCAGGCCGCTCGATCGCAAGGCGCGCGCGAAGGAACTCGCCGCGGAAAAGGCGAAGAAGGAGGCCGCCGCCAAGGAAGCCGCCGAAAAGAAGGCCGCACGCGCCGAGCCCGAGCGGATCTGGGTACAGGTCGCCAGCGGCGCCAACGAAGGTGATCTGCCCAAGGCGTGGAAGAACGTGCAGGGCAAGGCCGATGCGCTTGCCGGCAAGCGCGCCTATACGGTGTCGAACCGCGCCACCAACCGGCTGGTCACCGGGCCGTACAAGACCGAGGCCGAGGCTCGTGCGATGGTCAACACGCTGAAGAAGCAGGGGTTGTCTGCTTTCACCTTCACCAGCGAGGCCGGGCAGAAGATGACGAAGCTGGGCGGCAAGTAA